From Anomalospiza imberbis isolate Cuckoo-Finch-1a 21T00152 chromosome 6, ASM3175350v1, whole genome shotgun sequence, one genomic window encodes:
- the LOC137476585 gene encoding astacin-like metalloendopeptidase, translating into MKGVLLFAALLLPATLAFPIQVTTQENIYGLLLCFCTESPLPTETDEEDEDIFNKILKVNKDSSQLLQEGDIVPRRSRSAINCRHCNWPQSSDGIVRIPYELDPTYEASHVKGIHDAMAEFEALTCINFVKRKAERDYLSIRSADGCWSNYGKVGGGQTVSVMKGGCMWKGVIQHELEHALGFLHEHSRSDRDKHVKIMWEYISPPDRPDFKKFENSNNLDLPYDYSSVMHYGPYTFTNTTGKATIVPIPDGSVHIGQRQGMSNLDVAKINKLYNCSRCSTILDGPSGSLRSANYPRNYSDNTNCVWLIRTRSRKVSLHFHAFQLQKTRGCQGDYVKVYDGSSKSSPVLMDKTCGSKIPNGIVASSNLLLVEFITDGAHTASGFQATFTAVRTQRRSSIHN; encoded by the exons ATGAAAGGGGTCCTGCTCTTCGCTGCGCTCCTGCTTCCCGCTACCCTGGCCTTCCCTATTCAG GTTACTACGCAGGAGAATATATACG GGTTACTCTTGTGTTTCTGCACAGAATCTCCTTTGCCTACAGAGACCgatgaggaggatgaagatatttttaacaaaattcTGAAAGTTAACAAAG ACAGCTCTCAGCTCTTGCAGGAAGGTGACATAGTTCCACGAAGGAGTCGCAGTGCCATCAACTGTCGCCATTGCAACTGGCCCCAGTCCAGTGATGGGATTGTTCGTATTCCCTATGAATTGGATCCTACTTACG AGGCGAGCCATGTAAAAGGAATTCATGATGCCATGGCAGAATTTGAAGCACTGACTTGTATTAATTTTGTGAAGCGCAAGGCAGAACGTGACTACCTCAGTATTAGATCTGCTGATGG CTGCTGGTCCAACTATGGGAAAGTAGGAGGTGGACAGACTGTCTCTGTGATGAAAGGAGGCTGCATGTGGAAAGGAGTAATTCAGCATGAACTGGAGCATGCTCTGGGCTTTTTGCATGAACACTCTCGAAGTGACAGAGATAAACACGTAAAGATCATGTGGGAGTACATCAGTCCTC CTGACAGACCAGACTTCAAGAAATTTGAAAACTCCAATAACCTGGATCTTCCATATGACTATTCCTCAGTAATGCACTATGGCCC ATACACATTCACCAATACCACTGGGAAAGCAACTATTGTACCAATTCCTGATGGATCAGTACATATTGGACAGAGACAAGGGATGAGCAACTTGGATGTGGCCAAAATCAACAAACTTTACAACTGCA GTCGCTGCAGCACTATTCTTGATGGACCTTCTGGGTCACTGAGATCTGCCAACTACCCAAGGAATTACTCAGATAACACCAACTGTGTCTGGCTCATCCGAACCCGCTCCAGAAAG GTTTCCCTGCACTTTCACGCCTTTCAGCTGCAAAAAACTAGAGGCTGTCAGGGTGATTATGTTAAAGTTTATGATGGATCCAGCAAGTCTTCTCCAGTTCTAATGGACAAGACCTGTGGATCAAAGATCCCCAATGGCATAGTTGCTTCTAGTAATCTTTTGCTCGTAGAATTCATCACAGATGGTGCCCATACAGCTTCTGGTTTCCAAGCCACATTTACTGCTG TGAGGACCCAAAGAAGATCTAGCATCCACAACTGA